Proteins found in one Anopheles aquasalis chromosome 3, idAnoAquaMG_Q_19, whole genome shotgun sequence genomic segment:
- the LOC126576138 gene encoding G-protein coupled receptor Mth2-like, producing MVYTLHLRVSLWKWFVVLLSLSLQANAMEELCSEEESVDISKGTIDADGNIDYDGVHYSPSQYFQDEDVQRRGCICLVRQCIYVCEAEEWPTELYANVSDAFGKNNSIRNLATDTRYHLLLEEPACGGAWLTLEQDEVTITTKGDLSLSGYILNYPQFCMQPVNEMGEFLAAYCEPEINDLSHHMYAFGFLVSLPFLVATFVVYAILPELQNVSGKSLMCFVAALAVSYLLLGLARMDIYEYQSNMCLISAYSLYFTLMASFFWINIMSFDICWTFGGSCGRTSERRKFLYYSLYAWGVPLLLLLLILLFDHTELINYNLRPNIGEEGCFLQEEGCFLMLVISTNIFLLAITAKRVYQNDRTNVVMNNDNLEHHATLEENRNRFGLYLRLFAVMGVLWSLEIISWLLIETNTPYPSWVIYVIDGVNCLAGIVIFFLFVWKQNIKKLLHQRFCR from the exons ATCAGTAGACATCTCCAAAGGAACAATCGATGCAGATGGAAATATCGACTACGATGGAGTGCACTACAGTCCATCTCAGTATTTTCAAGATGAAGATGTGCAGCGGCGAGGTTGCATTTGCCTTGTGCGTCAATGTATATACGTTTGTGAGGCCGAAGAATGGCCGACCGAACTCTATGCCAATGTATCTGATGCGTTCGGTAAAAACAATTCCATACGAAACCTGGCCACAGATACGCGGTATCACTTGCTTTTAGAAGAACCTGCCTGTGGCGGAGCATGGTTGACGCTGGAACAAGATGAAGTCACAATAACAACG AAAGGAGATTTAAGCTTAAGTGGATATATTTTGAACTATCCCCAATTTTGTATGCAACCAGTGAACGAAATGGGCGAGTTCCTGGCAGCATACTGTGAGCCCGAAATAAACGACTTGTCACATCACATGTATGCCTTTG GCTTCCTGGTATCGTTACCCTTTCTCGTGGCCACCTTTGTGGTGTATGCTATTCTACCGGAGCTACAGAACGTGTCCGGGAAGTCACTGATGTGTTTTGTAGCAGCACTCGCGGTATCATATTTATTGCTGGGCTTAGCGCGAATGGATATTTACGAGTATCAGTCCAATATGTGTTTGATCTCTGCATATTCATTATACTTTACGTTGATGGCCAGCTTCTTTTGGATCAACATCATGTCCTTCGATATTTGCTGGACATTCGGTGGAAGTTGTGGGCGGACCAGTGAACGGAGAAAGTTTCTGTATTATTCTCTATACGCTTGGGGTGTACCGCTGCTACTTCTTTTGTTGATACTTCTCTTCGATCATACGGAGCTTATAAACTACAATCTACGACCGAACATTGGCGAGGAAGGATGTTTCCTTCAGGAGGAAGGATGTTTCCTAATGCTAGTTATCAGTACGAACATATTCCTTTTGGCTATCACCGCCAAACGCGTTTACCAAAACGATCGCACCAATGTTGTTATGAACAACGACAATTTGGAACACCACGCAACGTTGGAAGAGAATCGCAACAG GTTTGGATTATATCTGCGCTTGTTCGCCGTCATGGGTGTACTCTGGTCGCTAGAAATAATTAGCTGGTTATTGATTGAAACGAATACACCTTACCCATCCTGGGTAATATACGTTATAGACGGTGTGAACTGTCTTGCAGGCATAGTGATCTTTTTCCTGTTCGTTtggaagcaaaacattaaGAAACTGCTGCACCAAAG ATTCTGCCGATGA